The window AATCGCGGCCGAATGCTGCGAGGTGCCGCGGCATGAAGACCGAATTCAGCCTCGCCCAACTCGCCGATCCCGACATCAAGGAAGCCGACAAGATCCTGCGCGCCTGCGTGCATTGCGGGTTCTGCACCGCGACCTGTCCGACCTATGTACTGCTCGGCGACGAACTCGATAGCCCCCGCGGCCGGATCTATCTGATCAAGGAGATGCTGGAGAAGGATCGCCCGCCGACGCAGGAGGTGGTGAAGCATATCGACCGCTGCCTGTCCTGCCTCGCGTGCATGACCACCTGTCCGTCGGGCGTGAACTACATGCATCTGGTCGACCAGGCGCGGGTCCGGATCGAGAAGAACTATACCAGGCCGCTGCCCGAGCGGGCGCTGCGGGCGGTCCTTGCGTGGGTGCTGCCGCGGCCCGGACTGTTTCGCTGGAGCATGATGTTGGCGCGATTCGGCCGGCCGCTCGCTGCCCTGCTGCCGATCCCAAGGTCGGCATCGGCATCGCCTACTTTATTGCGGCGGATCAAGGCGATGCTAGCGCTCGCGCCGCGCCGCCTGCCGGCGCCCGGACCATCAGGCGGAAGCGTCTTTGCGGCCCTTGGCCAACGGCGCGGTAGAGTTGCGCTGCTGCAGGGCTGCGCCCAGCAGGTGCTGGCGCCGCGCATCAATCAGGCCGCGATCAGTCTGTTGACGCGTCACGGCATCGAGGTCGTGCTGGTCAGGGACGAGCAATGCTGCGGTGCGCTGACCCATCACCTCGGACGCGACGACGACGCGCTGGCGCGGGCGCGCGCCAACATCACGGTGTGGCAGAAGGAGGCCGAGCAAGGCGGCCTCGACGCCATCCTGGTGACGACGTCCGGGTGCGGAACGGTGATCAAGGACTACGGTTTCATGCTGCGCGAGGACCGCGAGTTCGCGCCCGCGGCCGCGAAGATATCGGCGCTCGCCAAGGACATCACCGAGTATCTCGGCGCCATCGAACTCACGCCATCGCAGCAGCAAAGCGATATCGTCATCGCCTATCATTCGGCTTGTTCGCTGCAGCACGGACAGAAAATCAGCGAGCTTCCGAAAGAATTGCTTTCCAAGAACGGATTCGTGGTGAAAGATGTACCCGAGAGCCATTTGTGTTGCGGTTCGGCGGGGACGTACAACATTCTCCAGCCTGACATTGCGAGCAGATTGCGCGATCGCAAGGTCGCCAATATTGCGATGGTCAAGCCGGACATGATTGCTGCGGGCAATATTGGATGCATGGTTCAGATTGCCGGCGGCACGTCAGTTCCTGTGGTGCACACGGTTGAGCTTCTCGATTGGGCGACAGGCGGTCGAAGGCCAGGATTAAGTTGATCGATTGGCCCCGCGCCTTGTGGCGGACGACTTGAAACGCCCGATAGACATTGATCGGCGGCAACAGGAGGATCACGATGGCTAAAGGCAAAAAGAAGAAGGGCAAGAAAAATAAAGCTAAGAAGGACAAGAAAAAACTTTTGATGGCGAAAAAATCCGCGAAGAAATCTTCCAAGAAGTCCGCGAAGAAAGCCAAGAAGTCCGCGAAGAAGTCAGCCAAGAAAAAATCGGCCAAGAAGGCCAAGGCAGCGGCGCCGAAGAAATCAGCCAAGCAGGCGGTCGCCAAGAAGAGCCCCGCAAAGAAGAAGGCGGCTCCGAAACCGCCAGCCGCAGCGAAGCCTCCGGCTCCGAAGCCGCCAGCCGCAGCGAAGCCTCCGGCTCCGAAGCCCGTCGCGCCCAAGCCTGCGCCGCCGATGGCCGCGCCGGCTCCGGCGCCCGCACCGGCGGCCCCGAGCTGGGCCTCGCCCAGTCCGAGCTCCGAGCCGTCATGGGCGTCTCCTTCGTCGAGCTCAGGCGGCGACGAGGAAAAATAGCAAACGCCTCGCCGCCGACGACGGTGCGCAGGTTCGAAGGCCGCAGCGGTTCGCCGCTGCGGCCTTTTCTATGCCTTGGCTTCAGCCAGCGACTGATTCGGCTACCCCGGCCGACCAAGCCGGCATTGCCGTCCCTCGCGAGGGCACGGGTGTCGCGCCTCACCCTCCAGAAGTCGCGCGATAGCCGCGGACGGCCTCAAAGTTGTTGTTTGAATGCAACACCCGCGAACAACATTTCTGATAACGTCGATTTGGCCTAAAAAAGCATCAGATGATTATCTTTTTTGCTTCCCGCTCTGGTTGGCCCGTTCCAGATTGCTGTCACGTTAAGGAATTTTCTGCAGTCGGTTACCGCTAGTCCTGGGGGGCGCCGGAACTGGGCTGTTTTGGACAGCGGGGAGCGTCATGAAGAAACTGGTTTTAGCGGCAGCAGTACTTGCGGTGACTGCGGGGTCGGCTTTCGCGGCGGATTTGCCGGTGAAGGCCGTCAAAGCGCCGCCGCCGGCGCCGTTTGATCCCTGGGATGTCGCCTTCGGTAGCGCCATCATGAACGACTACATCTTCCGTGGCGTGACCCAGTCCAACCACAAACCCTCCGTCGCCGCCTATTTCGAGCCGCGCTACAATGTTACCAAGGATGTGCAGCTTTATGTCGGCACCTCGTTCGAGAGCATTTCGTTCCCGAATCGTGCGGCGGCTGAGGTCGACATCTACGGCGGGATCCGCCCGACCTTCGGCATGTTCGCCTTCGATTTCGGCCTTTGGGGCTATCTCTATCCGGGTGGACAGTGCTTCAACTCGGCAGCGTTCCCTGGTTCGGGCATCCCGGGTTCGGAACTCGGGTGCATTCTGAACGGAAACCTGCCGGTCAACGGCAACGTAGCCAAGAAAGACGCGAGCTTCTATGAGGGCTATGCGAAGGTCAACGTGACGCTGAACGACCAGTGGCAGGTCGGCGCTAACGAATACTACTCGCCGAACATCCTGAACCTCGGCGCTTGGGGCGACTACGCATCGCTGACCGCCAAGTGGACGGCACCGAGCACGACATTCGGCACCAGTGGCGTCGGCATGTACGTCTCCGGCGAATTCGGCCGGCAGTGGCTCGGCACTTCGGATCGGTTCTACGGCGTCGTCAGCCCCTTGGGTAACTTCGCTGCGGGTGTTCCTGAGCCCAGCTACAACACATGGAATATCGGCGTCGGCTTCACCTACAAGGTGTTCACCCTGGATCTGCGTTACTCCGACACCAACCTCTCGAAGGCTTCCTGCAACGTCTACACCAGCGACTACGCCACCAGAAGCTTCAGCCCTGCCTTCATCACTCCCACCAATCCGGGAGGCTTCGGCTCCAACTGGTGCGGCGCCGCCGGCATCGTCAAGCTCTCGGCCGACCTGACCGCGATGACGAGCTTGAAGTAAATCATTCTCTCAACGCTTAATGGGGGCGGCAGAGCGATCTGCCGCCCCTTTTGTTTTGGCGAGTTGGAATGAGCCTGGATTGGCGAAAGCTGGCGGAGAAGGTGCGCAGCCGCGCGGGTCTGCATCCTATGGCGGAGGCAACCGCTGCCGGCGTTGTCGCGGGCGCCGGCGCTGCCATCGCCATCTTCGCGATGGAGTGGTTCTCGCGCGCGTCCCACTACCCGCTGTTCATCATCCCGTTTGCCACCTCGATCGTGCTCGTGATCGGATCGCCGGAAGCCGAGCCGGCGCAACCACGCGCGTTGATCGGCGGGCATGTGGTGTCGACGATCACAGGCCTGGTCTTGCTGAAATTGACCGGGCCGCACGCCTGCGCGGCGGCGGCCGCGGTCGGGTTGGCGGTTCTGGCGATGTACCTCACCGGCACGTTTCATCCGCCGGCAGGGATCAATCCCCTATTGGTCGTCTCCAATCATCTGCCGTGGTCGTTCCTGCTCGCGCCGGTGCTGACGGGTGCGGTGCTGTTGGCGGTCTTTGCCTATGTCTGGCACCGCTGGGTCGGCCGCCGGAAATGGCCGCAGCGCTGGCTCTGACGCGTCAGAAAGACGGTCATTTCACGCTGGCCTCCTCGCTGCGGCTCTGCAGCTCGAAATGATCGCCGTCCCGCGTCAGCACAATATGGCGCTGGTGGAACGCCTCGAGCGTCGCGCGATGGCCGATCGAGACGATGGTGGTCGCCGGCAATTTCTCCTTGAGGAGCTGGTAGAGCTTGGTTTCCGAGGCTTCGTCGAGCGAAGCGGTCGCTTCATCGAGGAATAGATATTGCGGCGCATGCAACAGCGCGCGCGCAACGCCCAGGCGCTGCTGCTCGCCGAGCGAGAGCATCCGGTTCCAGTGCGCCTCTTCGTCCAGCCTGGAGGCGAGCTGAGGCAGGCCGACGGCGATCAGAACATCCCTGACCCGATCCGAACCGAATTCGCCAACCTCCGACGGATAGACGATCGCAGCCTTTAGCGAGCCGATCGGAAGATACGGCCGCTGCGGCAGCATCATCAGCGTTGCCTTTGCGGGAACAGCAATCGAGCCGCTGCCGTAGGGCCAGATGCCGGCGATGGCGCGAAACAGGGTCGACTTGCCGGCGCCGGACGGGCCGGTCACCAGGGTGCGCTCATTGCCGTTGATGTGGAAGTGGTCCGCCGCGACCAGCGGCGCTCCGTTGGGCAACCTGACCAGAAGCTGCTCCAGATCGATGCCGTTGCCGCCGGTCGACGACACGACATCGATCGAGCCGGCCCCGGTCGGCTCGGCGGTGGCGCTTTTGATGGCGGTCTCGAAACCGTCGAGACGGGCGATCACGGCGCGCCATTCCGCCAGCGTCCGATAGGTCGACACGAAAAACGACAGCGATTGCTGCACGCTGGAGAAAGCGTTCGCGGTCTGCATCATGCCGCCAAGCTGGATCTTGCCGGCAAAATAAGCGGGCGCCACCAGGATATAGGGAAAAACCACCGCGGCCTGCCCGTAGCTCGCGGTTAGCGCCGTGACCCGCTTGGTCCGCTGCATGATGGCATACCAGTTGGCGATAACGCGGCCAAAGCGCTCCGAAAGCCGATGCCGTTCGGCGTTCTCGCCCTGCAACAGCGCAATCTGTTCGGAATTTTCGCGCGCCCGAACCAAGTTGAAGCGAAAATCGGCTTCGTACCGCTGCTGCTGGAAATCGAGATTAACCAGCGGCGAGCCGATCCATTGGGTCAGCGCGGTTCCAAGGATCGCATAGATCAGCGCGCCCCATACCAGATAGCCGGGGATCATAAACTCGCGGCCGAAAATGTGCAGTGGAGCCTCCGCGGAGAGACCCCACAGGATCACCACAAAGGAGGCCAGCGTGACGATCGCGCTCAACAGGCCGACACTGATCGCGAGCGTTTGATCGACGAACATCTTGACGTCGTCGGCAATGCGCTGGTCCGGATTGTCGGCGGCATCGCCCCTGAGCTGCATCCGATAATGGTTGGCGTTGTGCAGCCACTGGCCGAGATAGAGCCTCGTCATCCAGCTCCGCCAGCGGATCTGGAGCCATTGATTGAGATAAAGCTGGTAGACCGACAGCGCGATGTAGAACGTCGCCAAAAGGCAGAAGATGCCGATTTCCCTGACGAAGCCGTCCCAGTTCTTCTCCTGCAGCGCATTGTAAAAGCGGTTGTTCCACGCGTTCAGCAGCACGTTGATCAAAACCAGCGAAAGCTCGATCGCGATCACTGCGGCAAGCAGCAGCCGGCCCGGCCATTTGTCCTCGGACCGGAAATAGGGGGCGGCGATCCGCCATACGGTCGCAAGCGTCGCGCGAAGGCTCTTCACAGGTTGTGCTCTCCTGGAGGGGCGGCCTAAAGGCCTGAGGAAGTACGGGAATTGCGCGATCTTAGACTAAGGTCGCAAGTATCATGATCCGGGTAAGCTTGTCCCAACCTCGGCCTAGACCCTAGCATGGGCATAACGGCGCGGGGCGGGGACGCTTTCAAATTCGCGAGCTTGTGAGCGGACTTGGCATTGCTAAAAGCCGGCATTGCCGAATTCGTGGGCATATTTCGCGGATTTGCCGGATCATCCCCATGATCGCGCCAGGCATGCCCAACCGTCCACGCTGGCCGGCATGCCGCAAATGTGGCGTGGGGAGGAACCGTAATGTGGAATCAAATCTATAACCCGCTCGGCAACGCGGCGCTGTCGACGGTCGCCGCCGCAATTCCCGTGGTTACGCTGTTGGTGCTGATCGCCAGCGGCAAGGTCAAGGCGCACCTCGCGGCGATCATTGCTGTGATCCTGACCAACCTGATCGCGATCTTCGTCTTCACCATGCCGGCCGGCATGTCGGTCCGCGCCACACTGCTTGGCGTCGTTTCAGGGTTCTTCCCGATCGGCTGGATCGTGCTGAACGTGATCTTTCTCTACCAGATCACGGTCGTCACCGGAAAATTCGAGCTGTTGAAGCGCGCAGTCGGCGGCGTCACCGAGGACCGGCGCCTGCAACTCCTGCTGATCGCGTTTTCCTTCGGGGCCTTCTTCGAGGGTGCTTCCGGCTTTGGTACGCCGGTCGCGATCACCGGTTCGGTACTGATCGGTCTTGGTTTCTCGCCGCTCGCCGCTTCCGGCCTGTCGCTCATCGCCAATACGGCTCCCGTTGCCTATGGCGCGCTGGGCACGCCGATTGCGGGACTGGCGCAGGTCACCGGACTCGATCCGTATGTTCTGGGCGCGATGGTCGGGCGGCAATTGCCCGTGTTCTCGCTGATCGTGCCGTTCTGGGTGGTATGGGCGTTCGCAGGCTGGAAGGGCATGAAGGACATCTGGCCGGCCATTCTCGTCACCGGGGTCTCGTTCGCGGTCCCGCAATTCGTGATCTCGAACTACATCAATCCCTGGATCGTCGACATCGGCGCCTCGCTGATTTCGATGGGCTGCCTGATCCTGTTCCTGAAGGTCTGGCAGCCGAAGCAGCTCTGGCTGTCGCCGGCGCTGCGCGGCAAGGACGAATCCGCCGCCACGATGACGGCGCCGACGGCCATGGACAAGACGCCGCTGACGTCCGGCGAACTCTTCAGCGCCTTGCTGCCGTGGATCATCGTTTGCATCGTGATGCTGATCTGGGGCAACGGCGCGTTCAAGACCTGGGCGAATACGATCTTCGTCTATAAGTATCCGGTCCCCGAACTGAACAACATGATCAATTCGATGCCGCCGGTGGCGGCGAAGCCGACGCCGCAAGGCGCGTCGTTTGACTTCTTCTATCTGTCGTTCACCGGAACCGGCATGCTGATCGCGGCGATCATTTCCGGCTTCCTAGCAGGCTTTTCGCCGGGCAGGATGATCACGGAATACGGCCGCACCATCAGGCTGTGCGCGATCTCGCTGATCACGATCTCGGCGATGCTGGCGATCGGCACGCTGACGCGGCTGTCCGGCGTCGATGCCACGCTCGGTCTGGCGTTTGCCGCGACCGGCGTGCTCTATCCCTTCTTCGGTACGCTCCTCGGCTGGCTGGGCGTGGCATTGACCGGGTCGGACACGGCCTCGAACATCCTGTTCGGCAATTTGCAGAGGATCACCTCGGAGCAACTCGGGCTGTCGTCGGTGCTGATGGCCGCCGCCAACTCCTCCGGCGGCGTGATGGGCAAGATGATCGACGCGCAGTCGATCGTGGTCGCCTCGACCGCGACCAACTGGTATGGGCATGAAGGCACGATCCTGCGCTTCGTGTTCAAGCATTCGATCGCGCTGGCGTGCCTCGTCGGCCTGTTCGTGATGCTGCAGGCCTATGTCTATCCGTTCACCGCGATGGTCCTGAAGTAGGGCCGGCTCCGGCGACACGAACAAAATTCCCGCGAGGCGCGCGCCCCGCGGGGATTTTTTGCGAATCGGCCATTTTTGTTACCGCCGATCTGGTCAATGTCATGCTTGCCGACTAGAAACGCGCGCCGGAATATTTCGAGAGGTATTATGTCTTTAGCGACACGTTTTATGAGGCAGGCCGCAATCGCGCTGGTGCTCGCCGCCCCTTTGTTCGAAGCCGTTCCGGCGTCTGCCGATAATGGGTTTCCGTTCGGGCTGGAGATGACACTGGATGCCGGGCGTCAGCCCGGATCGAAACGGGTCCCGGACCTGGAGATCGGCGACAATGGCGAAGCCATCCTCGAATTGTGGTGCAAGGGCGGCAAGGGCCAGTTTTCGGTGGCCGGCAATACCGTGATCTTTGTCGCAGGAGCGCTGGAGGATCGCGCCTGTCCGCCGGCGCTGGCCCAGGCGGATGACGACCTGGTCGCGGCACTGAGCGAGGCCGCGACCTGGAGGCGCCAGGGCGATCTCGTATCGTTCATCGGAACCAGGACGCTGCGGTTCCGGCTCAACACCAATTGAGCCAAGAATAAAATTCCAGGCCGTAGGTTGGGTTGAGCGAAGCGAAACCCGTCGCTTCGGTCGAAAGTTGCCGATGGGTTTCGTGGTTTCAGGCCCGGGCTATTTCCATGCCGATTTGTCGGCATCCCAGTGTTGGCCGCCAAATTCCTTGGCCAGCGCCTCGAGCGCGCCGTTGTCGTCCTTCTGGTCGCCTTCCTCGTCGCCGCTCGCCTCATCGCTCAGGTTGAGCTTTGGGCCCGCGGTCTCGTCCACGGTCGAAATCACGGGATTGCCGATCCACAGCATCAGCCGGTCGGTCGCGCCGGGTTTGTCGGGCGCCGCGAGTGCGGCAATTTCGATCGTCTCGGTGAGGTCGAGTGCGGGATAAAGCTGGCTCGGCCGCTTGAACGTCAGTTTCAGCGTGCCGGTATTGGCGTTCCAGGCCGAGGTAGCCGATTTCGCCGCAAGCGTTTTGGTCAGCACGCCCGTGATCGCCGCCGCGAGCTTGTCCTTGTTGAGCTTGTCGCCGTCGCGCCAGTCGGCGGCGGCAAAGCGGATGGTGCGCTCCATGTCGACGACGCCGCTGGTCCAGCCCGCGGCGACCACGCCGGGCTGCGACTTGAACTTCGCGATCAGCGCCGCGGCGCGCGATGGATCGGCGCTGATGGTGATGGTCTGCTCGCCGGCGCGCAACGCATCGCAGGTCACGCCAAGGCTGTTGAGCGACACTTCGAGATCCTGTCCCTTCAGCCCTTTGAGGAAATCCGACGCCGCATCGAGCTTTACCTTGACGCCGATCGATTCCGGCGACACTTCGGTAAAATCCTTTGGCGTCGCGGTGATACCCTCGTCGGTGGTCTGGTTGTCCAGAAATTCCTTTTCGCTGAGATCGGAATTGTCGGTCGAGGCCACTTCCGTCACGGTCTGGCCGACGCTGATCTGGCCCTTGAATTCGAAGCCGTCGCCGGTCGGCTTGCGCGTGAGTTTCACGCTCACCGGCAATTTGTCAGCGAGGCTCTGCGTGGTCCCGGTCAGGGTCTGGCCGCTGACCGCGAGGTTGACGACAAAGCGATCCTTGCGCTCGGAGCCTTTCTCGGCGGGGTAGCAGACGTCGAGCACCGCCGAGGTGACGGTCTTGCCCTGCCGGGTCTCTTTCAGGATGACGTCGGCATTGCCGTTCATCAAGCCGTCGATCGAGGTGAAATACCTGGTTTCGTTGGCGCCCGGCGCGGGTTTCGTCGAGAGTTTTATCTCGGCTAGCGCGAAATCCGGCGAGGCAGTCAAGAGGCCGATCAGGCAGAAAAAAAGCGCGCGCATAGGGGGGTCCTCGAAGATCGGATGGTGTCGCGGGGCTCGGTCGATTCGGTGCCAGTCGCTACCCAAGCCTTAGCAAACCTCTGTAACATTCGCCAAAAAAGAAGGCCGCCCGGAGGCGGCCTTCGTCGATTTGGTAGTGCGCAGCGCGAGGCGGGCTCAAAAACCCATGCCGCCCATTCCGCCCATGCCGCCGCCACCGCCCGGCATTGCGGGCGCCGGCTCCTTCGGCAATTCGGCGACCATGGCTTCTGTCGTCACCAGAAGGGCGGCAACCGAGGCCGCGTCCTGCAGCGCGGTGCGCACCACTTTGGCCGGGTCGATGATGCCCTTGGCGACCATGTCGACATATTCTTCGGTCTGCGCGTCGAAGCCGAAGGTTTCGGACTTGTCCTCCAGGATCCTGCCGACCACGATCGAGCCTTCGACACCGGCATTTTCGGCGATCTGGCGGACAGGGGCTTCCAGCGCTTTGAGCACGATATTGATGCCGGCCTGCACATCCGGATTGTCGTTGTGGATGCGGCCGACCGCCTTCTTGGCGCGCAACAGCGCGACGCCACCGCCCGGCACGATGCCCTCCTGCACGGCGGCGCGGGTGGCATTGAGCGCATCCTCGACGCGGTCCTTTTTCTCCTTCACCTCGACCTCGGTCGCGCCGCCGACGCGGATCACCGCAACCCCGCCGGCGAGTTTTGCGAGACGCTCCTGCAGCTTTTCGCGGTCGTAGTCCGAGGTGGTTTCCTCGATCTGCGCCTTGATCTGGTTGACGCGGGCCTCGATGTCCTTTTTCTTGCCGGCGCCGTTGACGATCGTGGTGTTCTCCTTGTCGATCACGACCTTTCGGGCGCGGCCCAACATGTTGACGGTGACGCTTTCGAGCTTCATGCCGAGTTCATCCGAAATCAGCTGGCCGCCGGTCAGGACCGCGATGTCTTCCAGCATCGCCTTGCGGCGGTCGCCGAAGCCGGGCGCCTTGACGGCTGCGACCTTCAACCCGCCGCGCAGGCGATTCACCACCAGCGTCGCCAGCGCCTCGCCTTCGACGTCCTCGGCGATGATCAGAAGCGGGCGGCCCGACTGCACCACGGCTTCCAATACCGGCAGCATCGACTGCAGGCCGGACAGCTTCTTCTCGTGCAGCAGCACATAGACGTCCTCGAGCTCGGCGGTCATCTTCTCGGCGTTGGTGATGAAATAGGGCGACAGATAACCGCGGTCGAATTTCATGCCCTCGACGATGTCGACTTCGGTCTCGAGCGATTTGTTCTCCTCGACCGTGATGACGCCTTCGTTGCCGACCTTCTGCATCGCCTGCGCGATCATCTTGCCGATTGCGGCATCGCCGTTGGACGAAATGGTGCCGATCTGGGCTACTTCGGAGGAGGAGGCGACCGGCTTGGCGCGCTTCTCGAGATCCTTGACCACCGCATGCACCGCAATCTCGATGCCGCGCTTGAGATCCATCGGGTTCATGCCGGCGGCCACCGACTTGGCGCCTTCCCGCACGATCGCCTGCGCCAGCACGGTCGCTGTGGTGGTGCCGTCGCCGGCGGTGTCGTTGGTCTTGGAGGCGACCTCGCGCACCATCTGCGCGCCCATATTTTCGAACTTGTCTTCAAGCTCGATTTCCTTGGCGACGGTGACGCCGTCCTTGGTGATGCGGGGGGCACCGAACGATTTGTCGAGCACGACATTGCGGCCCTTGGGGCCGAGCGTCACCTTGACCGCGTTGGCGAGAATATCGACGCCGCGCAGCATGCGATCGCGCGCGTCTCCGGAAAATTTAACGTCCTTGGCTGCCATTTGAATTCACTCCTGATGGTGGTCCTCATCCTGAGGAGCGGCCTCTTGGCCGCGTCTCGAAGGATGAGCTTGTGGATGGATCACCCTTCGAGACGGCAGCTTCGCTGCCTCCTCAGGGTGAGGACGGCGGGTGGTTCAGGCCACCACGCCCATGATGTCGCTTTCCTTCATGATCAGGAGGTCCTCGCCGTCGAGCTTGACCTCGGTGCCGGACCATTTGCCGAACAGCACGCGGTCGCCGACCTTGACGTCGATCGGGATCAGCTTGCCGGCTTCGTCGCGGCCGCCCGGGCCCACTGCCGTGATTTCGCCTTGCGAGGGCTTTTCCTTGGCGGTGTCCGGAATGATGATGCCGCCCTTGGTCTTCTCTTCGGCGTCGAGACGCTTGACCACGACACGGTCATGCAGCGGACGAAATTGGGATTTAGCCATGAGGGTTCCTTTTGGAGGGCTGGTTTTCAGATGTGGTTGGCGATCGAAAGTGGATCGGAAGACGCGGGGCCCGTTCGGCGCCGGCGGCGCAGAACGGGTCACATCCTTAGCAATCGCGCTCTCGGAGTGCTAATGGTGTGCCCGGGAATATGGCTTGACGCTGATCCTGTCAAGCAAAGGTGGTTAAGCCCTTGGTGATCCGGATATAGGATGCTCGCTTGGGAAACCACATCGGAGCGGCAGCGTAATTTGCCGGACGTGATTGCTCCGACAGCGGTTTTACGCTTGGCTGCGGACGGGTGCGGCCACGAGTTTTGCTTGGGGGAATGCCATGGTCAGGTTACGTAGCGGGCACGGGGTTGCCAATCTGGGGGTCGCCTCGGCGCTGACGCTATTCCTCGGCGCATGCAGCAGCTTCAGCCTGCCGTCATTGTCATCGTCGTCATCGCCGCCGCCGGCGTCCGAGCCTGGCGTCGCGCCCGAAATGCCGGCGACGATCCGCCCGGACGAGATTGTCGGGCGCTGGGGTCTTGCCTCCTACCAAAATCCCGCCGACCGCGCGCGTACCGAAGCCGCGGCGAAGGGGCAGTGCAAGCAGCCTTACGTGATCGGCGCCGGCTCCTCGGGCGGGGTGATCATGCATCTGGCCGACCAGGCGACGCCGCAGGAATTGCGTCTCAAGGGAAGCCCAAGCGGCAAGAATTTCATCGGTCCGCCCGGGCCAACTCCCAGCGAGCAGGATCGCGAGATCGTCTCCTTCGACGGCCGCGTCCTGATCACCCGCTTCGTCGACAAGGATGCCGCGACCCGTTACGGCAACATGGTCTACGTCCGCTGCGCGCCGCGGGCGTGAACTCCCGTCATTGCGAGGAGCGTAAGCGACGAAGCAATCCACCTTTCCGCTTTGCGGCGCCATGGATTGCTTCGCTTCGCTCGCAATGACGGTGAAACAAAAAACGCCGGCATCTAGCCGGCGTTTTGCGTTGATATCTGGCAGGCAAAAGACCTAGTCGAACAGCGCGTCGATGTCGTTCTGCGAGGCGTGACCGACGTCACCGTCGAGCTTCGGACCGTTGAGCAGCCGGGCGTCGCCTTCGCGATCGTCGACGATCGGCGGCGCGTGCGCCCGGATGGCGTCGACGCCGCCCCAGATGTCCATCATCACCATGATGTGGTTTTCGATGAATTTCATCGTCGCCATCACCTTGCTGATGCGCTGGCCGGTGAGGTCCTGGAAATTGCAGGCTTCGAAGATCGAGACGACGCGCTCCTGGATTTCCTCGCTGAGCAGCTTTTGCTGATCCGGCGAGGTCACCTTGG is drawn from Bradyrhizobium lablabi and contains these coding sequences:
- a CDS encoding ABC transporter ATP-binding protein/permease, which translates into the protein MKSLRATLATVWRIAAPYFRSEDKWPGRLLLAAVIAIELSLVLINVLLNAWNNRFYNALQEKNWDGFVREIGIFCLLATFYIALSVYQLYLNQWLQIRWRSWMTRLYLGQWLHNANHYRMQLRGDAADNPDQRIADDVKMFVDQTLAISVGLLSAIVTLASFVVILWGLSAEAPLHIFGREFMIPGYLVWGALIYAILGTALTQWIGSPLVNLDFQQQRYEADFRFNLVRARENSEQIALLQGENAERHRLSERFGRVIANWYAIMQRTKRVTALTASYGQAAVVFPYILVAPAYFAGKIQLGGMMQTANAFSSVQQSLSFFVSTYRTLAEWRAVIARLDGFETAIKSATAEPTGAGSIDVVSSTGGNGIDLEQLLVRLPNGAPLVAADHFHINGNERTLVTGPSGAGKSTLFRAIAGIWPYGSGSIAVPAKATLMMLPQRPYLPIGSLKAAIVYPSEVGEFGSDRVRDVLIAVGLPQLASRLDEEAHWNRMLSLGEQQRLGVARALLHAPQYLFLDEATASLDEASETKLYQLLKEKLPATTIVSIGHRATLEAFHQRHIVLTRDGDHFELQSRSEEASVK
- a CDS encoding L-lactate permease, yielding MWNQIYNPLGNAALSTVAAAIPVVTLLVLIASGKVKAHLAAIIAVILTNLIAIFVFTMPAGMSVRATLLGVVSGFFPIGWIVLNVIFLYQITVVTGKFELLKRAVGGVTEDRRLQLLLIAFSFGAFFEGASGFGTPVAITGSVLIGLGFSPLAASGLSLIANTAPVAYGALGTPIAGLAQVTGLDPYVLGAMVGRQLPVFSLIVPFWVVWAFAGWKGMKDIWPAILVTGVSFAVPQFVISNYINPWIVDIGASLISMGCLILFLKVWQPKQLWLSPALRGKDESAATMTAPTAMDKTPLTSGELFSALLPWIIVCIVMLIWGNGAFKTWANTIFVYKYPVPELNNMINSMPPVAAKPTPQGASFDFFYLSFTGTGMLIAAIISGFLAGFSPGRMITEYGRTIRLCAISLITISAMLAIGTLTRLSGVDATLGLAFAATGVLYPFFGTLLGWLGVALTGSDTASNILFGNLQRITSEQLGLSSVLMAAANSSGGVMGKMIDAQSIVVASTATNWYGHEGTILRFVFKHSIALACLVGLFVMLQAYVYPFTAMVLK
- the glcF gene encoding glycolate oxidase subunit GlcF, with amino-acid sequence MKTEFSLAQLADPDIKEADKILRACVHCGFCTATCPTYVLLGDELDSPRGRIYLIKEMLEKDRPPTQEVVKHIDRCLSCLACMTTCPSGVNYMHLVDQARVRIEKNYTRPLPERALRAVLAWVLPRPGLFRWSMMLARFGRPLAALLPIPRSASASPTLLRRIKAMLALAPRRLPAPGPSGGSVFAALGQRRGRVALLQGCAQQVLAPRINQAAISLLTRHGIEVVLVRDEQCCGALTHHLGRDDDALARARANITVWQKEAEQGGLDAILVTTSGCGTVIKDYGFMLREDREFAPAAAKISALAKDITEYLGAIELTPSQQQSDIVIAYHSACSLQHGQKISELPKELLSKNGFVVKDVPESHLCCGSAGTYNILQPDIASRLRDRKVANIAMVKPDMIAAGNIGCMVQIAGGTSVPVVHTVELLDWATGGRRPGLS
- a CDS encoding HPP family protein is translated as MSLDWRKLAEKVRSRAGLHPMAEATAAGVVAGAGAAIAIFAMEWFSRASHYPLFIIPFATSIVLVIGSPEAEPAQPRALIGGHVVSTITGLVLLKLTGPHACAAAAAVGLAVLAMYLTGTFHPPAGINPLLVVSNHLPWSFLLAPVLTGAVLLAVFAYVWHRWVGRRKWPQRWL
- a CDS encoding TorF family putative porin, which gives rise to MKKLVLAAAVLAVTAGSAFAADLPVKAVKAPPPAPFDPWDVAFGSAIMNDYIFRGVTQSNHKPSVAAYFEPRYNVTKDVQLYVGTSFESISFPNRAAAEVDIYGGIRPTFGMFAFDFGLWGYLYPGGQCFNSAAFPGSGIPGSELGCILNGNLPVNGNVAKKDASFYEGYAKVNVTLNDQWQVGANEYYSPNILNLGAWGDYASLTAKWTAPSTTFGTSGVGMYVSGEFGRQWLGTSDRFYGVVSPLGNFAAGVPEPSYNTWNIGVGFTYKVFTLDLRYSDTNLSKASCNVYTSDYATRSFSPAFITPTNPGGFGSNWCGAAGIVKLSADLTAMTSLK
- a CDS encoding META domain-containing protein translates to MRQAAIALVLAAPLFEAVPASADNGFPFGLEMTLDAGRQPGSKRVPDLEIGDNGEAILELWCKGGKGQFSVAGNTVIFVAGALEDRACPPALAQADDDLVAALSEAATWRRQGDLVSFIGTRTLRFRLNTN